One window of Saccharopolyspora phatthalungensis genomic DNA carries:
- a CDS encoding serine/threonine-protein kinase yields MDDVPLLGGRYRLGARLGGGGMADVYRATDTRLQRVVAAKVFRAGTDAAGRERFAEEARTLAGLSHPGLVTVHDFSASEDELYLIMELVEGRTLADVIAAGPLPPEQAADLGGQLADVLAHVHDNGIVHRDVKPSNVLIANDGTVFLADFGISRLADGAARMTSSGVVVGTATYMAPEQVRGGEVSYPTDVYALGLVLLECITGKIEYPGASAESAVARLVRAPEVPVAIPVHLNRALVSMTAAAPEQRPTAAQSAELLSGMATEVLSRIPAEPQTEQLRPTGSQHPSPSQLPTEVQRPTGPPNRPMTQHLPAEELRGRRRNRRPLLLAGGGLLVLLVAVIGYLSWPSQPQSPTLPPASGPAAVTRLPEDLANLERLVRE; encoded by the coding sequence ATGGACGACGTGCCTCTGCTGGGCGGGCGCTACCGGTTGGGCGCTCGCTTGGGTGGCGGCGGGATGGCCGACGTGTACCGGGCGACGGATACCCGGCTGCAGCGCGTCGTCGCCGCCAAGGTGTTCCGGGCTGGTACCGACGCCGCTGGGCGGGAGCGGTTCGCGGAGGAGGCCCGGACCCTTGCCGGGCTCAGCCATCCCGGCCTGGTCACGGTGCACGACTTCAGTGCCAGCGAGGACGAGCTGTACCTGATCATGGAGCTGGTCGAGGGCCGTACGCTGGCCGATGTGATCGCGGCGGGCCCGCTGCCGCCGGAACAGGCCGCCGATCTCGGTGGTCAGCTGGCCGACGTGCTGGCGCACGTGCACGACAACGGGATCGTGCACCGCGACGTGAAGCCGTCGAATGTGCTGATCGCCAACGACGGCACGGTTTTCCTCGCCGACTTCGGCATCTCCCGGCTGGCCGACGGGGCCGCACGGATGACCAGTTCCGGTGTCGTCGTCGGCACCGCCACCTACATGGCGCCGGAGCAGGTCCGCGGCGGCGAGGTCAGCTACCCGACGGACGTGTACGCGCTGGGCCTGGTGCTGCTTGAGTGCATCACCGGCAAGATCGAGTATCCCGGTGCCAGCGCGGAAAGCGCCGTGGCGAGGCTGGTGCGGGCACCCGAAGTGCCGGTCGCAATACCGGTGCACCTGAACCGAGCGCTGGTCTCGATGACCGCCGCCGCCCCGGAGCAGCGGCCAACCGCCGCGCAGAGCGCGGAGCTGCTCAGCGGCATGGCCACCGAGGTGCTCTCCCGGATTCCGGCCGAACCGCAGACCGAGCAGCTACGCCCGACCGGCTCGCAACACCCGAGCCCCTCGCAACTCCCAACCGAGGTGCAGCGCCCGACCGGGCCGCCCAATCGGCCGATGACGCAGCACCTCCCGGCGGAGGAGCTACGCGGTCGGCGCCGGAACCGGCGGCCGCTGCTGCTCGCCGGTGGCGGGCTCCTCGTGCTGCTGGTGGCTGTGATCGGGTACCTTTCGTGGCCTAGCCAGCCCCAGTCGCCGACACTGCCACCGGCATCGGGCCCGGCGGCGGTGACGCGCCTGCCCGAAGACCTCGCCAACCTGGAAAGGCTGGTCCGGGAATGA
- a CDS encoding ABC transporter ATP-binding protein, with product MTNTNLFSRIRYLFGVSTSSPGETPEVAPPVSVREIFRRFWPYVRPYRGWLYVVMALILIAPILDTATIWFFKILVDKVLVPRDFGLFFGLAAAYVVVTLFAGLVAFGDRYLSTWLAERFLLELRTGLFRHLHELSVEFLERRKIGDTLSRITGDIAAIENLVLSGLTQTISYAFKIVLFTGALFVLSWQLAIVSLVTIPAFWLTARFFSHRIKAASREKRQRTGSISSVAEESLSNAALVKAYGRENAETDRLHRENLGSFAAELVATRLKALFSPMIQLLELAGVLIIVGLGTWQLTQNAISLGGLLVFLGFLSQLYSPVRGFGQLSNTVFAAAASAERVIELLDQRPTVHDPVRPRRLDRARGVVTFDDVTFRYPHAERDVLRGISFTAAPGQTIALVGASGSGKSTTGKLLLRFYDPDSGTITLDGTDLRSMRQKSVRHNVAVVLQDVLALDMSIRNNILWGKPDATEEEVVRAARAADAHEFITALPDGYETRVGPHGRLLSGGQRQRIAIARAMIRDAPILLLDEPTVGLDAAATARVLEPLRRLMEGRTTIVVSHNLITVRDADQILLLDHGRIAEAGTHPELIGRGGRYAELYRLHERDHAPPITARETA from the coding sequence ATGACTAACACCAACCTCTTCTCCAGAATCCGGTACCTGTTCGGGGTCAGCACCAGCAGCCCCGGAGAAACGCCGGAAGTGGCGCCACCGGTCAGCGTCCGCGAGATCTTCCGCCGCTTCTGGCCGTACGTGCGCCCCTACCGCGGGTGGCTGTACGTGGTGATGGCGCTGATCCTGATCGCGCCCATCCTGGACACGGCCACGATCTGGTTCTTCAAGATCCTCGTCGACAAGGTCTTGGTGCCGCGCGATTTCGGCCTCTTCTTCGGGCTCGCCGCGGCCTACGTCGTCGTCACGCTGTTCGCCGGGCTGGTCGCGTTCGGCGACCGGTACTTGTCCACCTGGCTGGCCGAACGCTTCCTGCTCGAACTGCGCACCGGCCTGTTCCGGCACCTCCACGAACTTTCGGTGGAATTCCTCGAACGACGCAAGATCGGCGACACCCTGTCCCGGATCACCGGCGACATCGCCGCGATCGAGAACCTGGTGCTGTCCGGGCTGACCCAGACGATTTCCTACGCGTTCAAGATCGTGCTGTTCACCGGCGCGCTTTTCGTGCTGAGCTGGCAGCTGGCCATCGTGTCCCTGGTGACCATTCCTGCGTTCTGGTTGACCGCCCGGTTCTTCTCGCACCGGATCAAAGCCGCCTCGCGCGAGAAGCGGCAGCGCACCGGGTCGATCAGCTCGGTCGCGGAAGAGAGCCTGAGCAACGCCGCGCTGGTGAAGGCGTACGGGCGGGAGAACGCCGAAACCGACCGCCTGCACCGCGAAAACCTCGGGAGCTTCGCCGCCGAACTGGTCGCCACCAGGCTCAAAGCGCTGTTCTCGCCGATGATCCAGCTCCTGGAGCTGGCCGGGGTGCTGATCATCGTGGGCCTGGGAACCTGGCAGCTGACCCAGAACGCCATCTCGCTGGGCGGTCTGCTGGTGTTCCTCGGCTTCCTCAGCCAGCTCTACTCGCCGGTGCGCGGATTCGGCCAGCTCAGCAACACCGTCTTCGCGGCCGCCGCGAGCGCCGAACGCGTCATCGAGCTGCTCGACCAGCGGCCGACCGTGCACGACCCCGTCCGTCCGCGGCGGCTGGACCGCGCGCGCGGCGTGGTCACCTTCGACGACGTCACCTTCCGGTACCCGCACGCGGAGCGCGATGTGCTGCGCGGCATCAGCTTCACCGCGGCGCCCGGGCAGACGATCGCCCTGGTCGGCGCCAGCGGATCCGGCAAGTCCACCACCGGGAAGCTCCTGCTGCGGTTCTACGACCCGGACTCCGGCACGATCACCCTCGACGGCACGGATCTGCGCTCGATGCGGCAGAAATCGGTGCGCCACAACGTCGCGGTGGTGCTTCAAGACGTCCTCGCGCTCGACATGAGCATCCGGAACAACATCCTCTGGGGAAAGCCGGACGCCACCGAGGAAGAGGTCGTGCGCGCGGCCCGTGCCGCCGACGCGCACGAGTTCATCACCGCGTTGCCCGACGGTTACGAGACCCGGGTCGGCCCGCACGGGCGGCTGCTCTCCGGCGGGCAGCGGCAGCGGATCGCCATCGCCCGCGCGATGATCCGCGACGCCCCGATCCTGCTGCTCGATGAGCCGACGGTCGGGCTCGACGCGGCCGCGACCGCACGCGTGCTAGAGCCACTGCGCCGCTTGATGGAAGGCCGCACCACGATAGTCGTGTCGCACAACCTGATCACCGTCCGGGACGCCGACCAGATCCTGCTGCTCGACCACGGCCGGATCGCCGAAGCCGGCACGCACCCCGAGCTGATCGGCCGCGGCGGCAGGTACGCCGAGCTCTACCGGCTGCACGAACGCGATCACGCCCCTCCCATCACCGCGCGGGAGACGGCTTGA
- a CDS encoding serine/threonine-protein kinase, giving the protein MTAISIAPEPTESLPEPHPPGYEITPGYRVIQHMRRGRELDTYDAWSEERYCRCFIKSVRPDQADYEGVRKRLELEGRLLLSFTHPHIVRAYDLVAGEHGPVLVLETLSGATLSHLIETRTRRLTAAELAHLGQHLCSAMAYMHDRGYLHLDLNPGNIIADLGRARVIDLNFARHPGPGRGGAGTPCAMAPEQIRGGMLRPETDVWGIGLALYAAATGILPFDVGTSGEPTDFESVSALQERCPQLTVPAPPIRTQRRLPKAMSSAIDACLRQDPRQRPAVAELAEALSAVADPVPTPRAES; this is encoded by the coding sequence ATGACCGCTATCAGCATTGCGCCCGAGCCGACGGAATCCCTGCCGGAACCGCATCCGCCGGGCTACGAGATCACACCGGGTTACCGGGTCATCCAGCACATGCGCCGGGGGCGGGAACTCGACACCTACGACGCCTGGAGCGAGGAGCGGTACTGCCGGTGTTTCATCAAGTCCGTGCGCCCGGACCAGGCGGACTACGAGGGCGTCCGGAAGAGGTTGGAACTCGAAGGCCGCCTGCTGCTGTCGTTCACCCACCCGCACATCGTCCGGGCGTACGACCTCGTCGCCGGGGAGCACGGTCCGGTTCTCGTGCTGGAAACCCTGTCGGGGGCGACTCTTTCGCACCTGATCGAAACGCGCACCCGCCGGCTCACCGCCGCCGAGCTCGCCCACCTGGGCCAGCACCTGTGCTCGGCGATGGCCTACATGCACGACCGCGGCTACCTGCACCTCGACCTGAACCCGGGCAACATCATCGCGGACCTGGGCAGGGCGCGCGTCATCGATCTCAACTTCGCCCGCCACCCCGGCCCCGGCCGCGGCGGCGCGGGAACGCCCTGCGCCATGGCACCCGAGCAGATCCGCGGCGGAATGCTGAGGCCGGAGACCGACGTCTGGGGAATCGGCCTGGCCTTGTACGCAGCGGCGACCGGAATCCTGCCGTTCGACGTCGGAACCTCCGGCGAACCGACGGACTTCGAGTCGGTGTCGGCGTTGCAGGAGCGGTGCCCGCAGCTGACCGTTCCCGCACCCCCGATCCGAACCCAGCGACGGCTGCCGAAGGCGATGTCGAGCGCAATCGACGCGTGCCTACGCCAGGATCCGCGACAGCGCCCGGCAGTCGCCGAACTCGCCGAAGCACTGTCCGCGGTTGCCGATCCCGTGCCGACTCCCAGGGCCGAGTCGTAG
- a CDS encoding WXG100 family type VII secretion target — protein MSAPQGPGDSQSLNKGDGDSKNWFEQAAGRGSSLVGASQDLADASSPPEWGVAMVSMRAEQLQMLASPGQALMSNGLGFLVSIVLSPLIELAEYAIGDPEQMRATGEGWENVAKWLDQVAEQEPQRAQATAETWVGKDGDAFRKQMTEFGDGAKALAEDVRDLKGTLDMIADIFDMFVEFFISVVTELIIGLIVQWLAALAASWITAGASVAGASAGTAAQVGAQGARIGGRIAQIQGKLYQLFQKLEQLLQKVREIGKLRKVIEKMNELRNGGKVSQFVARRLDSNALINTLTKADGSTLATTTGNRFMQGVTGSEALAGNLSQRFLSSTLGGSTRLSGAIFNEGVSTAKDAAIEQGADFVYGAGEGQATGKMSEEERKSAEEKGFS, from the coding sequence ATGAGCGCGCCGCAGGGGCCTGGCGATTCTCAATCCCTGAACAAGGGTGATGGCGACTCGAAGAACTGGTTCGAGCAGGCCGCCGGCCGTGGCTCCTCGCTCGTGGGTGCCTCCCAGGACCTGGCGGACGCCTCGTCCCCACCCGAGTGGGGCGTGGCCATGGTGTCGATGCGGGCCGAGCAGCTGCAGATGCTGGCCAGTCCCGGCCAGGCGTTGATGAGCAACGGCCTCGGCTTCCTGGTGTCGATCGTGCTCAGCCCGCTGATCGAGCTCGCCGAGTACGCGATCGGCGACCCCGAGCAGATGCGCGCCACCGGCGAGGGCTGGGAGAACGTCGCGAAGTGGCTCGACCAGGTCGCCGAGCAGGAGCCGCAGCGGGCGCAGGCGACGGCGGAGACCTGGGTCGGCAAGGACGGCGACGCGTTCCGCAAGCAGATGACCGAATTCGGCGACGGAGCGAAGGCCCTGGCTGAGGACGTCCGCGACCTCAAGGGCACGCTGGACATGATCGCCGACATCTTCGACATGTTCGTCGAGTTCTTCATCTCGGTCGTCACCGAGCTGATCATCGGCCTGATCGTGCAGTGGCTGGCGGCCCTGGCTGCGTCGTGGATCACGGCGGGTGCGTCGGTGGCCGGCGCCAGCGCCGGAACGGCCGCTCAGGTCGGTGCGCAGGGGGCGCGGATCGGCGGCCGGATTGCCCAGATCCAAGGCAAGCTCTACCAGCTGTTCCAGAAGCTGGAGCAGTTGCTGCAGAAGGTCCGCGAGATCGGCAAGCTCCGCAAGGTCATCGAGAAGATGAACGAGCTGCGCAACGGCGGGAAGGTCTCCCAGTTCGTGGCGCGCAGGCTGGACTCGAACGCGCTGATCAACACCCTCACGAAGGCCGACGGGTCCACGCTGGCCACGACGACCGGCAACCGCTTCATGCAGGGGGTCACCGGTTCCGAGGCGTTGGCGGGCAATCTCTCCCAGCGGTTCCTGTCCAGCACGCTTGGCGGCTCGACGCGGTTGTCCGGCGCGATCTTCAACGAAGGTGTCTCGACGGCCAAGGATGCGGCCATCGAGCAAGGCGCCGACTTCGTCTATGGTGCAGGGGAAGGTCAAGCCACCGGCAAGATGAGCGAAGAAGAGCGGAAATCGGCGGAGGAGAAGGGCTTCTCGTGA
- a CDS encoding WXG100 family type VII secretion target — translation MSAPQGPGDFHTLNKGDDKPQKDWFDQAAGRGSSLWGASQDVADASEPPEWGVAMVSMRMEQLELLTSPGQALMSNGLGFLVSIVLSPLIELIEWAVGDPEQMKATAEGWENVALWLDQVAEQEPQRAQATAETWAGKDGDAFRKQMTEFGDGVKALAADIRDLKGTLEMIADIFDMVVEFFIQTVTELIIGLIVQWLAALAASWITAGASVGAASAGTAVQVGATGVRITTRVMQVQRKLFQMFQKIERLLQKLREAGKLRKVIDKMNDMREGNMIQNAVARKIDANPVAKFLTKADGSDFTSKGGKFLQDVEKQHAGRLADLDNQIKDASKAGDSTLENSLKAEKAQFQQDIKGVQGLANNTVSHVLTGALGGKTTWGQAAMSAGTDVVTGAAIEQGANAVYDTGKGWFQGDLSSDEQRDQAQEKGFS, via the coding sequence ATGAGCGCGCCGCAGGGGCCAGGAGACTTCCACACCCTGAACAAGGGGGACGACAAGCCGCAGAAGGACTGGTTCGATCAGGCGGCGGGTCGAGGCTCGTCCCTGTGGGGCGCCAGCCAGGACGTCGCAGACGCTTCGGAGCCGCCCGAGTGGGGCGTGGCGATGGTGTCGATGCGGATGGAGCAGCTGGAGCTGCTGACCAGCCCTGGCCAGGCGTTGATGAGCAATGGGCTGGGTTTCCTGGTGTCCATTGTGCTCAGCCCGCTGATCGAGTTGATCGAATGGGCGGTCGGCGATCCCGAGCAGATGAAGGCCACGGCCGAAGGCTGGGAGAACGTCGCCTTGTGGCTTGATCAGGTTGCCGAACAGGAGCCGCAGCGGGCGCAGGCGACGGCGGAGACCTGGGCCGGCAAGGACGGCGACGCGTTTCGCAAGCAGATGACCGAGTTCGGCGACGGAGTCAAGGCGCTGGCAGCGGACATCCGCGATCTCAAGGGCACCTTGGAAATGATCGCGGACATCTTCGACATGGTCGTCGAGTTCTTCATCCAAACGGTCACCGAGCTGATCATCGGCCTGATCGTCCAGTGGCTAGCTGCCCTGGCGGCGTCGTGGATCACGGCCGGGGCCTCGGTCGGTGCGGCGAGCGCCGGCACCGCGGTCCAGGTGGGGGCAACCGGGGTCCGCATCACGACGCGGGTCATGCAGGTGCAACGCAAGCTCTTCCAGATGTTCCAGAAGATCGAGCGCCTGCTCCAAAAGCTCCGCGAGGCGGGCAAGCTCCGCAAGGTCATCGACAAGATGAACGACATGCGCGAGGGCAACATGATCCAGAATGCGGTCGCGCGGAAGATCGACGCAAACCCGGTGGCCAAGTTCCTCACCAAGGCGGACGGCAGCGACTTCACCTCCAAGGGAGGAAAGTTCCTCCAAGACGTGGAGAAGCAGCACGCCGGCCGCCTCGCGGACCTTGACAACCAGATCAAGGATGCGAGCAAGGCCGGTGACAGCACCTTGGAGAACTCGCTCAAAGCCGAGAAAGCTCAGTTCCAGCAAGACATCAAGGGTGTGCAAGGGCTGGCCAACAACACCGTTTCGCATGTGCTGACCGGGGCTTTGGGCGGGAAGACGACTTGGGGACAGGCCGCGATGTCCGCTGGAACCGACGTTGTGACCGGTGCAGCGATCGAACAGGGCGCTAACGCGGTCTATGACACTGGCAAGGGCTGGTTCCAGGGGGATCTGTCGTCGGACGAGCAGCGTGACCAGGCGCAGGAGAAGGGCTTCTCGTGA
- a CDS encoding YbaB/EbfC family nucleoid-associated protein, translated as MSGASERIQEMMRKFQEQAQKASELQSAMQDMRGTASSPDRSVTVTVAPSGALLDLRLAPNAVRQSASDLQQQIMATIREATANAAEQLNSTVAPILGDQFDKFQEAFNVEGAAIKPDIEGDETPSPESPAPPPAAHRAPPATPRRNADYDDDDFSAGSFLR; from the coding sequence GTGAGCGGCGCGTCTGAGCGCATCCAGGAGATGATGCGCAAGTTTCAGGAGCAGGCGCAGAAGGCGTCGGAACTGCAGTCCGCGATGCAGGACATGCGGGGCACGGCAAGCAGCCCGGACCGCTCGGTCACGGTGACCGTCGCACCGTCCGGCGCGCTGCTGGACCTGCGCCTGGCACCGAACGCGGTCCGCCAGTCGGCCAGCGACCTCCAGCAGCAGATCATGGCGACCATCCGTGAGGCGACGGCGAACGCGGCCGAACAACTCAACAGCACGGTGGCGCCGATCCTCGGTGACCAGTTCGACAAGTTCCAGGAAGCCTTCAACGTCGAAGGCGCGGCGATCAAGCCGGACATCGAGGGAGACGAAACGCCCTCACCGGAGAGTCCCGCACCGCCGCCTGCCGCGCACCGCGCGCCGCCGGCGACGCCGCGGCGAAACGCCGACTACGACGATGACGACTTCTCTGCGGGCTCGTTCCTGCGCTGA
- the pyrF gene encoding orotidine-5'-phosphate decarboxylase, with translation MTDPLRVGFGERLAESMRARGALCVGIDPHPSLLHAWDLDETARSVERFAMTVVEALAGEVAILKPQSAFFEVYGSAGIAVLEKVIAEARQAGALMLLDIKRGDIGSTMAAYAMAYLDEHAPLAADAVTVSPYLGYGSLAPAIGIAEQTGRGVFVLARTSNPEGAGLQQSIHGSGDSVAQYIVDSAAESNAGAEPMGHVGVVAGATIRSDELDFSRLNGPILAPGLGAQGATVQSLRAVFGAALPNVLPATARDVLRHGPTVNGLRAAARKVREEVQDLLRG, from the coding sequence ATGACTGACCCGCTGCGGGTCGGCTTCGGCGAGCGGTTGGCGGAGTCGATGCGGGCTCGCGGCGCGTTGTGCGTCGGCATCGACCCGCACCCGTCGCTGCTGCACGCGTGGGATCTCGACGAGACCGCACGCTCGGTGGAGCGGTTCGCGATGACCGTGGTGGAGGCGCTGGCCGGCGAGGTCGCGATCCTCAAGCCGCAGTCGGCGTTCTTCGAGGTGTACGGCTCGGCCGGAATCGCTGTGCTGGAGAAGGTGATCGCCGAGGCGCGGCAGGCCGGTGCGCTAATGCTGCTGGACATCAAGCGCGGCGACATCGGCTCCACGATGGCGGCGTATGCGATGGCCTACCTGGACGAGCACGCGCCGCTGGCGGCGGATGCGGTGACCGTGTCGCCGTACCTCGGCTACGGTTCGCTCGCCCCGGCCATCGGCATCGCGGAGCAAACCGGCCGCGGCGTGTTCGTGCTGGCGCGCACCTCCAATCCGGAGGGCGCGGGCCTGCAGCAGTCGATCCACGGCAGCGGCGACTCGGTCGCCCAGTACATTGTGGACTCGGCGGCGGAGAGCAACGCCGGTGCGGAGCCGATGGGGCACGTCGGGGTGGTGGCCGGTGCCACCATCCGCTCCGACGAGCTGGACTTCTCCCGCCTCAACGGCCCGATCCTGGCACCAGGCCTCGGTGCCCAGGGCGCCACGGTGCAAAGCCTGCGGGCGGTGTTCGGCGCGGCGCTGCCGAACGTCCTGCCTGCCACGGCCCGCGACGTCCTCCGCCACGGCCCGACGGTCAACGGTCTGCGAGCCGCCGCCCGCAAGGTCCGCGAGGAGGTACAAGACCTGCTGCGCGGCTGA